The DNA sequence GGGTTTCGAGAGCGCATGTTTCGATCGCCGCCGCGCCAGGTCAGGCTGGCGACGCATCGTCCGGCAGCTCCGCTCGTGGGTCAGCTTCGCCGTCGTGCTTCGGCTCGAGCGGCTCTTCGGCGCGGCCGAGGAACGCGAGGAACTTCTCGGCGGGTGACGCGGTGGCGGCTACGTCGATCTCGGCGCTGTAGTGGTCGAGGTCGCGCTCGTGTCCGATGACGGCGTGGGCTGCGGTCAGACCATCTTCCCAGAGGCGGTTCGGAATCGCGAGCTGGTTTCGGGTGGGCCCCGCGATGTCCCAGCAGTGAGCGAGGACGTCGAACAGGTTGATACCGGCGGCGATGGATGCCGGGTACGAGCCGAACGGGAGATGGCAGGTTCGGGTGAGGTCGGTGCCGAGCCAGGCGTCCCTTGCGGTGGTAGCAGCGTTGCGGAGCGCTGCTCGATGGTCGGTTCCGAGGTGGTCCCCTTTGGGGGTTCGGGGAGCGTCGGTGTCGCCACGAGCGAAAGCTGCGAACTTCAGCGTCACGGCGATCGAGTGGTTCAGGACGTCTCGCACCTGCCAGCCGGGGCATCGCGAGTCGAGGCCGAGGTCAACGGTCTCGATGGCCTGACCCACTGTCACCTGGGCTTCGAGCGCTTCTGCCAATGCTGCCGGGTACATCGAGCCCAGGATCGCGCAGGATCCGGCGTGCTCGGAACCTTGTCTCATCAGACCGGGCGGGCTATCGGTCTCGGAGTCCCTTGCCGGCGAGGATGCGGGGGGTGATCTTGTCGATGCGGCTCTCCCGGGTGCTGGCTTGTTTCGCCCCGGAGACGTAGAGGTTGTACTCGCGTTGGCGGCCGGGGGTGAGGTCGTAGAACGCTTCGGCCAACTGATCGTGGGCTGCGAGCCGTTCGACGAGCTCGGGCGCGAGTTCCTCGTCGGGTCGTTCGGGGAGTTCGGTGCCGGCCTCTTCGTGCCCGATGGCTTCTCGGACGTAGGCGGTGATGGTGGCGGCGAGCTCCTCGACGTCGGCCACGGAGGTGAAGCGCATGCGCTTGGGGCCGTGGGTGTGCGGTCCTTGGGCGTGGAGCACGCCGTCGGGGTCGTCGAGGAGGACACCTTTGAAGAACATGAGGGCGAGGTGGTCGGAGAACTCCTGCAGCAGGACGATGTTCGCGTCATCGAGGCAGTAGCAGGGCTTGCCCCACTTGATCTCTTCGTCCAGCCCGCAGGCGAGCAGCACTGGCCGGATCGCGGTGATCTCGTCGGGCCACTGGGTGGAGGCGGCCAGGTAGGCGTCGACGTCGGGGAAGTCCTCCACTACTGCTGTTCCGGGAGTTCGGCGAAGTCCTTCTTGGCTTGCCGGTACCAGCGCATCCCGGAGACCGGACGGCGCCACCGTGACTTCATGTCGTCGCGTGCCGGACGGTGTTCCTCGTCTCCGGAGGCGACCATCTCTTTGAGGTGGGCGTCTTGGGCGCTGATGATCTCGTCGGCGGTGTCGCCGTGGTGTTCCTGGCCACAGGGACCTCCGAGCTGTTGGCAGGTCATCGTCTTCATCAGGGCGTGTTCTCCAGGACTCGATGCGGCATTGGGGCGGGGTGGGTCAGGCTTGGGCGATGCGGACCAGGTTTCCGGAGGGGTCACGAAACGCGCAGTCCCGCACTCCCCAAGGCTGCGACTTCGGTTCCTGCAGCACCTCAGCGGCACCGGAAGCCCGGATCCTCTCGAAGGTCTCGTCGAGATCAGCAGCCGAGAAGATGGCCGCCTGGATCGAACCCTTGGTGACGAGCTCAAGCAGGGCGTCACCGTCTTGTTGGGATCGCCCGCCGTGGGGCTGGGACAACACGACATCGACAGCCTGCCCGGGCGCACCGACGGTGACCCAACGGAAGTCACCCCGCTTGACGTCGTTGCGCACTTCGAGGCCGAGCGCATCGCGGTAGAAGGCCAGCGCTT is a window from the Acidimicrobiales bacterium genome containing:
- a CDS encoding VOC family protein, encoding MSVVVSTMFIPVHDPEEALAFYRDALGLEVRNDVKRGDFRWVTVGAPGQAVDVVLSQPHGGRSQQDGDALLELVTKGSIQAAIFSAADLDETFERIRASGAAEVLQEPKSQPWGVRDCAFRDPSGNLVRIAQA
- a CDS encoding DUF1801 domain-containing protein, giving the protein MEDFPDVDAYLAASTQWPDEITAIRPVLLACGLDEEIKWGKPCYCLDDANIVLLQEFSDHLALMFFKGVLLDDPDGVLHAQGPHTHGPKRMRFTSVADVEELAATITAYVREAIGHEEAGTELPERPDEELAPELVERLAAHDQLAEAFYDLTPGRQREYNLYVSGAKQASTRESRIDKITPRILAGKGLRDR
- a CDS encoding TIGR03086 family metal-binding protein; amino-acid sequence: MYPAALAEALEAQVTVGQAIETVDLGLDSRCPGWQVRDVLNHSIAVTLKFAAFARGDTDAPRTPKGDHLGTDHRAALRNAATTARDAWLGTDLTRTCHLPFGSYPASIAAGINLFDVLAHCWDIAGPTRNQLAIPNRLWEDGLTAAHAVIGHERDLDHYSAEIDVAATASPAEKFLAFLGRAEEPLEPKHDGEADPRAELPDDASPA